The Geobacillus genomosp. 3 genome segment TGATCGCCGGCTTTGCCGAACAAATCCAATACGGCGAGCCGATGCCGAACGTGCCGGAAATGTCGCAAGTATGGGAGCCGATGGGCAACGCGTTGCAATTTATCGCGAAAGGCGACGATCCGAAAGCGGTGCTCGGTGAAGCGGTCCAAACGATTCAAGATAAAATCGCCGCCAGCGGCGCTGGAAAATAACGAGTGATGTCGTGGTGGATAGGATCAGCCCTATCCACTATTCTTATCCATATGATAGGGGGGATTGGAATGCCGGAAGCAAACGTCCGCCATCGGCCGGCGGTGGCGATGGCGCTGTCTTTGTTGTTTGCCGGCCTTGGGCAGTTGTACAACCGCCGGTATGTCAAAGGCATCTTGTTCATCATCATTGAAGCTTCGTTTTTGCTGACGTTTTACAACTTTTTAAACATCGGGCTTTGGGGGCTTGTGACGCTCGGTGAAATCCCGATGCTTGACCATTCGATTTTTCTGTTGATTCAAGGGTTGGTTTCGGTCATCATCATCGCGTTTGCCGCCGCGCTGCATATCGCCAACGTCATTGATGCGCGCAACGACGCCCGCCGCCGGCAAAGGGGCGAGCCGTTTCCGTCGCTGTTGGAATCGTGCCGCAACGCCTGGGATAAAGGATTTCCGTACATCTTTGTCACGCCAGGGCTTTTGATGCTTCTGTTTATCGTTGTGCTGCCGCTGTTGTTTATGGTGTCGCTTGCGTTCACCGACTACAACTTATACAACTCGCCGCCGCGCCATTTATTGAACTGGGTTGGCTTTGAAAACTTTCAAAACTTAGTGTCGATCCCGATTTGGAAAAGCACGTTTTTCAGCGTTCTCGCCTGGACGATTGTCTGGACCGTGGTGGCGACGACGGCGCAAATCGCCCTTGGGCTGTTGTTGGCGCTGCTTGTCAACGACCCGCGCATCAAGTTTAAGCGGTTCATCCGCACGGTGCTCATTTTGCCGTGGGCCGTACCGGCGTTCGTCACAATTTTAGTGTTTGCGGCGATGTTTAACGACAAATTTGGGGCGATCAACCGTGAAGTGCTGAGCATGTTTGGATTGTCGATTCCATGGATGACCGATCCGTTTTGGGCGAAAGTTGCGCTCATTTTGATTCAGACATGGCTTGGCTTTCCGTTTGTGTTTGCGTTGTTTACCGGCGTCTTGCAAAGCATTTCCCGCGACTGGTACGAGGCGGCCGACATCGACGGGGCGACGCGCTGGCAAAAGTTCACATCGATCACCTTGCCGCACGTCCTGTATGCCACCGCGCCGCTGTTGATTATGCAATATGCCGGCAACTTCAACAACTTTAACATCATCTATTTGTTCAACGACGGGGGACCTGCCGTGCGCGGGCAAAACGCGGGTGGAACGGACATCTTGATCTCGTGGGTGTACGATTTGACGTTTACGACGAACAACTACAATATGGCGGCAGCGATCTCGCTCATCATCGGCTTGATCGTCAGCGGGTTTGCCATCTATCAGTTCCGGCGCACCCGTTCCTTTAAAGAGGAGGGGAACATATAATGAGCCGCAAATGGAAATCGCATATCGAAGTGACGCTGATTTATCTATTTATTGCGTTCATGTTTGTGGTCATCGCCTATCCGCTCCTTTGGACCATCAGCATGTCTCTCAATCCCGGTACGAGCTTGTACTCGGCGTCGCTCATTCCGGAGAAGTGGACGCTTGACCATTACAAATGGTTGTTCACAAGCCCGCAGAGCGACTATTTGCTTTGGTATAAAAACAGTTTGTTTGTCGCGGCAGTGAATGCCGTGCTGTCGGTCTTTTTCACCGCGCTCATCGCCTATGCGTTTTCGCGCTACAAATTTGTCGGCCGAAAAACGGGTCTGTATTTGTTTTTAGTCTTGCAAATGTTTCCATCCCTTATGGCGATGGTGGCGCTTTATATTTTGCTTAACATGCTCCATTTGCTCGATTCGCTGTGGGGGCTCATTCTCATTTACGTCGGCGGGCAAATTCCGTTTAACGCATGGCTAGTCAAAGGGTACTTTGATACGATTCCGCGCGAGCTTGATGAGGCGGCGCGCATCGACGGAGCCGGGCATTTCGGCGTCTTTTTCCGCATTATGCTGCCCTTGGCCAAGCCGATTTTGGCCGTTGTCGCGTTGTTCAACTTTATGGCGCCGTTCACCGATTTTTTGCTGCCGTCGATCGTGTTGCGCGACCCGGACAAGTTTACGCTGGCGGTCGGGCTGTTTAACTTCATCAGCGACCGGTTTGCGAACAACTTCACCCGCTTTGCCGCCGGCTCGATTTTGATTGCCGCGCCGATCGCCGTCGTCTTTTTGTTCTTGCAGCGCTATTTGATTTCCGGCTTAACTGCCGGTGGCACAAAAGGGTAAGAACCGCTATCATAAATAGTGGGCTTACCCGTTTCCACAGGACAAACAGACGGCAAAGGAGGGGAAGGAAATGGGGAACCGGCTTTGTGCGCTGCTCATCCTTCCGTTCCTTCTTTTTTATGCCTGGCCGGTGCAGGCGGCGGAGAAAGAAGAACGGACGTGGCAAGATGAAGCGATTTACTTCATTATGGTCGACCGGTTTAACAATATGGACCCGACGAACGACGAAGATGTGAATGTGAACGATCCGAAAGGGTATTTCGGCGGCGATTTGAAAGGAGTGACCGCGAAGCTCGATTACATCAAGGAGATGGGATTTACCGCCATTTGGCTGACGCCGATTTTTGAAAACATGCCGGGCGGGTATCACGGCTATTGGATCAAAGATTTTTATCGCGTCGATCCGCATTTCGGCACGCTTGACGACTTGAAAACATTGGTGAAAGAAGCGCATAAGCGCGACATGAAAGTCATTTTGGACTTTGTCGCCAATCACGTCGGTTACAATCATCCGTGGCTTCATGACCCGGCGAAAAAAGATTGGTTCCATCCGAAAAAAGAGATTTTCGATTGGAGCAATCAACGTCAGCTCGAAAATGGCTGGGTGTATGGGCTGCCGGATTTGGCGCAGGAAAATCCGGAGGTCAAAAAATATTTAATCGATGCGGCCAAATGGTGGATCAAAGAAGCGGACATTGACGGCTATCGCCTCGATACGGTGCGCCATGTGCCAAAATCATTTTGGCAAGAGTTCGCCAAAGAAGTGAAATCGGTGAAAAAAGACTTTTTCCTTCTTGGTGAAGTATGGAGCGACGACCCGCGCGATCTTGCCGAGTACGGCAAATACGGGATCGACGGTTTCGTCGATTACCCGCTGTATGGCGCGGTGAAGCAGTCGCTTGCGAAACGCGATGCGTCGCTGCGCCCGCTGTATGACGTCTGGGAATACAACAAAACGTTTTACGACCGCCCGTATTTGCTTGGAACGTTTTTGGATAACCATGACAACGTCCGCTTTACGAAACTCGCCATTGACAACCGCAACAATCCGGTTTCGCGCATTAAAGTGGCGATGACATATTTGTTCACCGCCCCGGGCATCCCGATCATGTACTACGGGACGGAAATCGCCATGAACGGCGGCGAAGATCCGGACAACCGCCGTCTGATGGATTTCCGCGCCGATCCGGAAATCATCGATTACTTGAAAAAAATCGGCCCGCTTCGCCAACAGCTGCCATCATTGCGGCGCGGCGATTTTACGCTCTTGTATGAAAAAGACGGCATGGCGGTGTGGAAACGGCAATACGAAGATGAAACAACGGTCATCGCCATAAACAACACGGGTGAAACGCAGCACGTCCACCTCACCAATGACCAGCTGCCGCAAAACAAAGAGCTGCGCGGCTTTTTACTGGACGATCTTGTCCGCGGCGATGATGACGGCTACGACATTATATTGGACCGCGAAACGGCGGAGGTGTACAAACTGCGGGAAAAAACGGGGCTCAACATCCCGTTTATCGCCGCGATCGTCATTGTTTACGCGCTCTTTCTTCTGTTTTTATACATGGTGAAAAAACGGGCGAAACGGATGCCAGAATAGATGGAAAGGAGGGGGCATATGACCGTTACGATTAAAGATGTGGCGAAAAGGGCGAATGTCGCACCGTCGACCGTCTCGCGCGTCATCGCCGACAGCCCGCGCATCAGCGAGAAAACGAAACAGCGGGTGCGCGAGGCGATGAAAGAGCTCGGCTACCATCCGAACTTTATCGCCCGCAGCCTTGCGAGCCAGGCGGCGCAAGTGATCGGCATCGTCATGCCAAGCTCGGCCGACCAGGCGCTGCAAAACCCATTTTTCCCAGCGGTCATCCGCGGCATTAGCAAAGCCGCCCATGAAAAGCGGTACGCCTTGCAAATGTCGACCGGGGAAAAAGAAAGTGAGATTTATGAACGGGTCGTGGAGATGCTGCAAGGGCGGCGCGTCGATGGCGTCATTTTGCTTTACTCGCGGCAAAACGATAAGCTCATGAAATACTTGTTAAAGCATGGCTTTCCGTTCGTCGTCATCGGCAAGCCACACCAAAAGGCGGAACAAGTCACCCATGTCGACAACGACAACGTCCAGGCGGGAAAAGATGCGGCTGCCTATTTAATTGCCCGCGGCCATGAACGGATCGCCTTTGTCGGCGGCAACCCGCAATATTTGGTGACCGTCGACCGGCAAAACGGCTACGCCGCGGCTCTGCAGGAAGCCGAGCTGCCGTACCGCCCGGAATACGTCGTTCATGAAGAATTTTTGCAAGAAGGCGGCCAAGAGGCGATGAGAGAGCTTCTTTCCTTGCCTGAACCGCCGACCGGCCTTGTCGTCGCCGATGATTTGATGGCGCTTGGGATGCTGAAAACGCTTGATGAAATCGGCCTGCGCGTCCCGGAAGACGTGTCGATCGTCAGCTTCAACAACACGCTGCTCGCCGAAATGTCGCGCCCGCCGCTCACCTCGGTCGACATCGGCATTTTCCAGCTCGGCTACGAAGCGGCGAAAAGTCTAATCGAAAAAATCAATAACCCAAGTGAACCGGTCAAGCGCATCATCATCCCGCACCGGCTCGTTGAGCGGGGGTCGTGTGCGGGGAGAACCGGATAAAAAAACTATCTCGGCTAGGCGCCTAGCCGAATTCTGCCGGTAAATCAAACAAAAACCGTCCGCCCTATGACGGGCGGACGGAGAGAAGAGGGGTACCTTGTAAAGAAGTGGAGAAACATCGTACCTTGATCGTACCGGTTTTTTTACAATGTTTCTACAGTTTTGTGAGGAAAGATAACGCGATTTTGGCAAAAAGAATGAACCGCAACGGCCGCCCGTTTCAGAGCGGCCGTTGCCGTCATCCGCTGACGAACTTTCCTCCGTCGACGTGAAGCATTTGCCCGGTCATGTACGACGATTCGTCGCTGGCCAAAAAGACGTAGCACGGGGCGACCTCGCTCGGCTGGCCGGGCCGTTTCATCGGCGTGTTGGCGCCGAATGTGGCGACTTGCTCGCTTTTGAATGTCGACGGGATGAGCGGCGTCCAAATGGGCCCCGGGGCGACGCCGTTGACGCGAATGCCTTGGCCGACGAGCGCTTTGGCGAGCGAGCGGGTGAACGCGACAATCGCCCCTTTTGTCGCCGAGTAGTCGATCAATTGCTCGTTTCCTTCATAAGCGGTGATCGAGGCGGTGTTAATAATGGCGCTTCCGCTTTTTAAGTGCGGGAGCGCCGCTTTCGTTAAGAAAAAGCAGCCGAACACGTTCGTGCGGAACGTTTTTTCCAGCTGTGCGGCGGTGATGTTGAGAAAGTTCGGCTGCGGGTGCTGTTCGGCGGCGTTGTTGACGACGATGTCAAGCTTGCCGAACGCTTCGATCGTCTGTTTCACCGCTTCTTTGCAAAACGCTTCATCTCCGATGTCCCCCGCAATGGCCAGGCACCGTCTTCCTTCCTGTTCGACGAGCCGTTTCGTTTCCTCAGCGTCTTCATGTTCATTGAGATAAACAATCGCCACATCGGCTCCTTCTTTGGCGAAATGAACGGCGACCGCCCGGCCGATGCCGCTGTCGCCGCCGCTGATGATGGCGACTCTGTTTTCGAGCTTGCCGCTTCCTTGATACGTGTCTTTGATGGTGACCGGCTGCGGGTTCATCTCCGTTTGCAGGCCCGGCTGACGCGTTTGGTGCTGCGGGGGCAAGGTCGTTTGTTGCTTCGTAACCATGTTTGCTCCTCCTTGGCATGTATTGTCATCGTTAGTATGGGACGGAGGAGGGGAAATATGTACAGAGAGGGGATGGGGCATGAACAATGAATGAGTGGTTGGTCATCTTTTTTCCGCCCATCTTTCAATCCACATCGCAATTTCTTCAATTGATGGTTTATCGGTCACGACTTTCACGGTATAGTCCTCTGCCTCTTTTTCTGAAGCGGCAAAGCGATAACCGTTTAACCAAAGGAACTGTTTCATGGCGGCAAATCCTGTTCGTTTATTGGCGTTATGAAACGGATGGTTTTGGCAAAGGCTGGCGTACAACGCTGCCGCTTTCAGCCAAAGAGTTGGATAAGCGTCCTGTCCGAAAGCGCTTTGTTTCGGGCGGTTGACCGCGCTGTTCAACAACTCTGGAGATTTCACCCCTTTTTGTTCCCCTGGAGTGTATTTTTCGATCAACAAGGCATTGAGGAAGATAATTTCTTTTTCCGTCAAGAAACGAGTCATATTCGTTTTCGCCTACTTTTTCGCCAAATTTCGGAGTGTGTTGTCATAATTCTCAAATAAGTCTTTGAGACCATCCACAAAATCTTGGCCAAAATCATCTAAGATGCTGTAGTCAATAGGGGCGTGTTTGCTTATAATCACTTTTCCATCCGCTTCGAGACGGAATTGAATTTCATCTCCTTGTTTAACTTTCAAATGGTCCAATACTTCCTGCGGAAGGGTGATCCCTAGACTGTTCCCCACTTTCGTTATTTTTCGTTCCATCGCTTTCACCACCGTACTCATATCGATTCTCCTTCTATACTATTTTATTCATAGTTATAACAAGTTATAACTATTATAACAAAAAAGATTTTGGCGTCCAATGCCAGAAGATCCGTTTGTCGTAAAAATTCGCCGCTTTTTTTTCAAGTAATCGGCAAGGCAAAGATACGGCGCCCGCCGCCGCGTCGATTTTGCTGATGCGTATCTTTCGGCACTGGCGCAGCACACTTCATCCATCCAAGGGATCATCACCTGGAACGAAAAAGATTTTCGTCGGCTTGGCGGGGAATGCTATATGCCTGAATCCATCATTTGAATCAATGATGGCTCACACGTGAACAAACGTCGCGATTTTCCCAAGAGCGCCAATCCCCCGTCTTTTTTGCTGCAAAACGGGAAACGCCAAGGTGCGTAAAAAAGCAAACGAGCTGGCTCGCATAGTCCAGCTCGTTTCCTGCTTATAACACATTGAAATACCGCGCTTCCGGATGGGCGAAGACGATCGCCGAAACCGATGCTTCGGGCTCCATCATATAGCCGTCGGTGAGGCGGATGCCGATGTCTTCCGGATGAAGGAGACGGAACAGTTTCTCCTGGTCTTCCAAGTTCGGACAGGCCGGGTAGCCGAACGAGTAGCGCTGGCCTTGGTATTTGGCGGCAAAGCGCTCTTCCATCGTGAAATCCGGATCGTCCGGGAAGCCCCAGCGGTCGCGCATAATTTGGTGGATGCGCTCGGCGAATCCTTCGGCAATCTCGAGCGCCAGCGCCTGGATGGCGTGGCTTTTCAAAAATTCGCCTTCGTCTTTCCAACGTTGGGCGAGTTCGCGAATGCCGTATCCGGCCGTGACGGCGAACAAGCCGACGTAATCCATTTCGCCGCTTTCTTTCGGTTTCAAGTAATCGGCAAGGCAAAGGTGCGGCGCTCGCGGCTGACGCGGAAAGTCGAACACTTCAAGCACTGTTTGGCCATCGGCTGGGTCGTAAATGTAGACGCGGTTGCCGTCGCTTTGCGCCGGGAAGAAGCGATAGGCGCCGGCAGGCTGAATCCAGCCGCGTTCTTTCGCTTCGGCGATGAGTTCGTCGACGACCGCTTTTAACGCCAGCGCTTTTTCGTCCTTCTCTTCAAGCAGCCGTTTCACTTTTCCTTTCAAGCCGAGATGATGGCCGAGCACCATTTGCCAGTTGACGTACGGCAGCACGTGGTCAAGCGGCACATGTCGCAATACGTGGCGGTCGAGGTCGGCCGGGACGTAGACGGGAACGTCGGTCGAAACGTTCGATTTGACTGCGGTGGCGACCACCGTTGACCGCGTTGGCTCGCTTTCGGCTGCTTCTTTTTTTGTATACTCGATCTCGCCTTGCTGGAGCTGGTTGGCGAGCGCGAGCCCGTCCATGGCGTCTTTCGCGTACAAGACGATGCCGTCATATTCGGGCGCAATTTTATTTTCGGTAAACTTGCGCGTTAAGGCGGC includes the following:
- a CDS encoding alpha-amylase family glycosyl hydrolase, which gives rise to MGNRLCALLILPFLLFYAWPVQAAEKEERTWQDEAIYFIMVDRFNNMDPTNDEDVNVNDPKGYFGGDLKGVTAKLDYIKEMGFTAIWLTPIFENMPGGYHGYWIKDFYRVDPHFGTLDDLKTLVKEAHKRDMKVILDFVANHVGYNHPWLHDPAKKDWFHPKKEIFDWSNQRQLENGWVYGLPDLAQENPEVKKYLIDAAKWWIKEADIDGYRLDTVRHVPKSFWQEFAKEVKSVKKDFFLLGEVWSDDPRDLAEYGKYGIDGFVDYPLYGAVKQSLAKRDASLRPLYDVWEYNKTFYDRPYLLGTFLDNHDNVRFTKLAIDNRNNPVSRIKVAMTYLFTAPGIPIMYYGTEIAMNGGEDPDNRRLMDFRADPEIIDYLKKIGPLRQQLPSLRRGDFTLLYEKDGMAVWKRQYEDETTVIAINNTGETQHVHLTNDQLPQNKELRGFLLDDLVRGDDDGYDIILDRETAEVYKLREKTGLNIPFIAAIVIVYALFLLFLYMVKKRAKRMPE
- a CDS encoding AbrB/MazE/SpoVT family DNA-binding domain-containing protein, whose protein sequence is MSTVVKAMERKITKVGNSLGITLPQEVLDHLKVKQGDEIQFRLEADGKVIISKHAPIDYSILDDFGQDFVDGLKDLFENYDNTLRNLAKK
- a CDS encoding carbohydrate ABC transporter permease, with the translated sequence MPEANVRHRPAVAMALSLLFAGLGQLYNRRYVKGILFIIIEASFLLTFYNFLNIGLWGLVTLGEIPMLDHSIFLLIQGLVSVIIIAFAAALHIANVIDARNDARRRQRGEPFPSLLESCRNAWDKGFPYIFVTPGLLMLLFIVVLPLLFMVSLAFTDYNLYNSPPRHLLNWVGFENFQNLVSIPIWKSTFFSVLAWTIVWTVVATTAQIALGLLLALLVNDPRIKFKRFIRTVLILPWAVPAFVTILVFAAMFNDKFGAINREVLSMFGLSIPWMTDPFWAKVALILIQTWLGFPFVFALFTGVLQSISRDWYEAADIDGATRWQKFTSITLPHVLYATAPLLIMQYAGNFNNFNIIYLFNDGGPAVRGQNAGGTDILISWVYDLTFTTNNYNMAAAISLIIGLIVSGFAIYQFRRTRSFKEEGNI
- a CDS encoding LacI family DNA-binding transcriptional regulator; protein product: MTVTIKDVAKRANVAPSTVSRVIADSPRISEKTKQRVREAMKELGYHPNFIARSLASQAAQVIGIVMPSSADQALQNPFFPAVIRGISKAAHEKRYALQMSTGEKESEIYERVVEMLQGRRVDGVILLYSRQNDKLMKYLLKHGFPFVVIGKPHQKAEQVTHVDNDNVQAGKDAAAYLIARGHERIAFVGGNPQYLVTVDRQNGYAAALQEAELPYRPEYVVHEEFLQEGGQEAMRELLSLPEPPTGLVVADDLMALGMLKTLDEIGLRVPEDVSIVSFNNTLLAEMSRPPLTSVDIGIFQLGYEAAKSLIEKINNPSEPVKRIIIPHRLVERGSCAGRTG
- a CDS encoding SDR family oxidoreductase → MVTKQQTTLPPQHQTRQPGLQTEMNPQPVTIKDTYQGSGKLENRVAIISGGDSGIGRAVAVHFAKEGADVAIVYLNEHEDAEETKRLVEQEGRRCLAIAGDIGDEAFCKEAVKQTIEAFGKLDIVVNNAAEQHPQPNFLNITAAQLEKTFRTNVFGCFFLTKAALPHLKSGSAIINTASITAYEGNEQLIDYSATKGAIVAFTRSLAKALVGQGIRVNGVAPGPIWTPLIPSTFKSEQVATFGANTPMKRPGQPSEVAPCYVFLASDESSYMTGQMLHVDGGKFVSG
- a CDS encoding type II toxin-antitoxin system death-on-curing family toxin; translation: MTRFLTEKEIIFLNALLIEKYTPGEQKGVKSPELLNSAVNRPKQSAFGQDAYPTLWLKAAALYASLCQNHPFHNANKRTGFAAMKQFLWLNGYRFAASEKEAEDYTVKVVTDKPSIEEIAMWIERWAEKR
- a CDS encoding sugar ABC transporter permease; its protein translation is MSRKWKSHIEVTLIYLFIAFMFVVIAYPLLWTISMSLNPGTSLYSASLIPEKWTLDHYKWLFTSPQSDYLLWYKNSLFVAAVNAVLSVFFTALIAYAFSRYKFVGRKTGLYLFLVLQMFPSLMAMVALYILLNMLHLLDSLWGLILIYVGGQIPFNAWLVKGYFDTIPRELDEAARIDGAGHFGVFFRIMLPLAKPILAVVALFNFMAPFTDFLLPSIVLRDPDKFTLAVGLFNFISDRFANNFTRFAAGSILIAAPIAVVFLFLQRYLISGLTAGGTKG